In Candidatus Krumholzibacteriia bacterium, a single window of DNA contains:
- the pepQ gene encoding Xaa-Pro dipeptidase yields MNPKELFAAHIDTVCEHTEKALAVAAASEAAYDGIVFHAGTQDSYHADDNAIPFRPVPHFARFAPVQGPEHLLLYRPGPAPRLFQVVPEDYWYEPPAEPQHPYAEVLEVERVGSREEAAKRMGDVSRCAYIGNNPRAAAALRIPLPQIEPKTLVAALDWYRGFKTPYEVHCIREAGRRAAEGHRKVRGGFAARASERRLHADYLEATGMLELQSPYTNIIAWDEAAAILHYQSKRTSSPSPGAVLLIDAGAAEHGYASDVTRTYANDRAHPVFRAALDRMETLQRELVQSVRPGGSYVDLQAQTHRGVAAILCDLGVLKAKPDDAVARGLTRPFFPHGVGHHLGLQVHDVGGRQTDPRGDRRDPPPGDPYLRTTRDLDVGHVLTVEPGLYFIPMLLEPYRTSADAAFDWKLLDQLIPYGGIRIEDNVLVTAKGQEDLTRPLIPGHREG; encoded by the coding sequence ATGAATCCGAAAGAACTGTTCGCAGCGCACATCGACACCGTGTGCGAGCACACGGAAAAAGCCCTGGCCGTGGCCGCGGCGAGCGAAGCTGCCTACGACGGCATCGTCTTCCACGCCGGAACCCAGGACAGCTATCACGCCGACGACAACGCCATTCCTTTCCGGCCGGTGCCGCACTTCGCGCGCTTCGCTCCCGTGCAGGGACCGGAGCACTTGCTCCTCTACCGTCCGGGCCCGGCCCCGCGCCTCTTCCAGGTGGTGCCCGAGGACTATTGGTACGAGCCGCCGGCGGAGCCGCAGCACCCCTACGCCGAGGTGCTCGAGGTCGAGCGTGTCGGGTCGCGCGAGGAAGCAGCCAAACGCATGGGGGACGTCTCGCGCTGCGCCTACATCGGCAACAACCCGCGGGCCGCGGCGGCACTGCGCATCCCGCTGCCGCAGATCGAGCCGAAGACCTTGGTCGCAGCCCTCGACTGGTACCGCGGCTTCAAGACGCCTTACGAAGTGCATTGCATCCGCGAAGCGGGACGCCGGGCCGCCGAGGGGCACCGGAAAGTGCGCGGCGGTTTCGCCGCGCGCGCCAGCGAACGACGCCTGCACGCCGACTACCTGGAAGCCACGGGGATGCTGGAGCTCCAGTCTCCCTACACGAACATCATCGCCTGGGACGAGGCTGCCGCCATCCTGCACTACCAGAGCAAGCGCACCAGCTCTCCGAGCCCAGGCGCCGTACTCCTCATCGATGCCGGCGCCGCCGAGCACGGCTACGCCAGCGACGTCACCCGCACCTACGCCAACGACCGGGCCCATCCGGTGTTCCGCGCCGCCCTGGACCGCATGGAGACCCTGCAGCGCGAGCTCGTGCAGAGCGTCCGCCCGGGTGGCTCTTACGTCGACCTGCAGGCGCAAACGCACCGCGGCGTGGCCGCCATCCTCTGCGACCTCGGCGTGCTGAAGGCGAAGCCCGACGACGCCGTCGCCCGCGGCCTGACGCGTCCCTTCTTCCCGCACGGCGTGGGCCATCATCTCGGGCTGCAGGTGCACGACGTCGGTGGCCGGCAGACCGATCCGCGGGGCGACCGGCGCGACCCGCCGCCGGGGGATCCGTATCTGCGCACGACGCGGGACCTCGACGTGGGGCACGTGCTCACCGTCGAGCCCGGCCTCTATTTCATCCCCATGCTTCTCGAGCCCTATCGCACTTCTGCCGATGCCGCTTTCGACTGGAAGCTCCTGGACCAGCTCATCCCCTATGGCGGCATCCGCATCGAAGACAACGTGCTCGTCACCGCGAAGGGGCAAGAGGACTTGACGCGTCCGCTCATCCCGGGACACCGGGAGGGCTGA
- a CDS encoding T9SS type A sorting domain-containing protein produces MKKKSSLLLALAVAWGAAAEAQPIHGPVVIGPGLNSGRTVYHQVGNRVLYADTLYTLTGQYHVDSLTSITIQPGTVVRGDTAACLVIRRGAQIFASGQRCKPIVFTSLKPAGQRNRGDWGGVIILGKAPANKVEPLIEGGIIKGSYGGNVANDNSGSFKYVRIEYPGYRFQLNNEVNGLTMGGVGSGTEIHHVQVSYSFDDSYEWFGGTVNCKYLVAFGGTDDEFDTDFGFSGKCQFLFGMKDPNYWDPTGESNGCESDNDASATSTATPFTEVVFSNATLVGPERTDALIGTTPIGNTFQYSAVQRRSSHLKVYNTALLGYFWGLSLRDATTQQAANDGIVQWRNVSIAATLMPTGSASVHDHTRWAGVEAFFDTPSFNNNGSAPRNPSTLGLTDMTNLNDPNPVPAGGSILIGTADFNNPNLSGLDVVTYRGAFDPNVEMADQWTACWTTFNPQADIVTDAADDRRLPRLGALEQNVPNPFNPMTAIRFAVPTRGHVTLTIYDTNGRAVATVVDQELPAGAYERSFSAKGLASGTYFYRLTSPGVDIARKMVLMK; encoded by the coding sequence GTGAAGAAAAAAAGCTCTCTGCTCTTGGCCTTGGCCGTCGCGTGGGGCGCGGCAGCCGAGGCGCAACCCATCCACGGCCCGGTCGTGATCGGTCCGGGTCTCAACAGCGGCCGCACCGTGTACCATCAGGTGGGTAACCGCGTCTTGTATGCGGACACCCTGTACACGCTGACCGGGCAGTACCACGTCGACTCCCTGACCTCGATCACCATCCAACCGGGCACCGTGGTGCGCGGGGACACCGCCGCCTGCCTCGTCATCCGGCGTGGCGCGCAGATCTTCGCCAGCGGCCAACGCTGCAAGCCCATCGTGTTCACCAGCCTGAAGCCGGCGGGCCAGCGCAACCGCGGCGACTGGGGTGGCGTCATCATCCTGGGCAAGGCGCCGGCCAACAAGGTGGAGCCCTTGATCGAAGGTGGGATCATCAAGGGCAGCTACGGCGGCAACGTGGCCAACGACAACAGCGGTAGCTTCAAGTACGTCCGCATCGAGTACCCCGGCTACCGCTTCCAGCTGAACAACGAGGTGAATGGTCTGACCATGGGCGGGGTCGGCTCGGGGACGGAGATCCACCATGTGCAGGTCAGCTACTCGTTCGATGATTCCTACGAGTGGTTCGGCGGCACGGTCAACTGCAAGTACTTGGTCGCCTTCGGCGGTACCGATGACGAGTTCGACACCGACTTCGGCTTCTCGGGCAAGTGCCAGTTCCTCTTCGGCATGAAGGATCCCAACTACTGGGATCCGACCGGCGAGAGCAACGGATGCGAGTCGGACAACGATGCCTCTGCGACCTCGACGGCGACGCCTTTCACCGAAGTGGTCTTCAGCAACGCGACGCTCGTCGGGCCGGAACGCACGGACGCCCTGATCGGAACGACGCCGATCGGGAACACCTTCCAGTACAGTGCCGTGCAGCGGCGGTCGAGCCACCTGAAGGTCTACAACACGGCGCTCCTGGGCTACTTCTGGGGCCTGAGCTTGCGGGACGCTACCACGCAACAGGCGGCGAATGATGGCATCGTGCAGTGGCGCAATGTGAGCATCGCCGCCACGCTCATGCCTACGGGATCCGCTTCGGTGCACGATCACACGCGTTGGGCCGGCGTCGAGGCCTTCTTCGACACGCCGTCGTTCAACAACAACGGCAGTGCGCCGCGCAACCCGAGCACCCTCGGGCTGACGGACATGACGAATTTGAATGATCCGAATCCCGTTCCTGCCGGAGGGTCGATCCTCATCGGCACGGCGGACTTCAACAACCCGAACCTCTCGGGCCTGGATGTGGTCACGTACCGTGGCGCCTTCGATCCGAACGTGGAGATGGCGGATCAGTGGACCGCCTGCTGGACCACGTTCAACCCGCAAGCGGACATCGTCACCGATGCGGCCGACGATCGCCGGCTGCCGCGTCTCGGTGCGCTCGAGCAGAACGTCCCGAACCCGTTTAATCCCATGACCGCGATCCGGTTCGCCGTTCCGACTCGGGGGCATGTGACGCTGACGATTTACGACACGAACGGTCGTGCGGTGGCAACCGTCGTCGACCAAGAGCTTCCCGCTGGCGCCTACGAGCGCTCCTTCAGCGCCAAGGGTCTCGCCTCGGGTACGTACTTCTACCGTCTCACCTCTCCAGGCGTCGACATCGCACGCAAGATGGTGTTGATGAAGTAA
- a CDS encoding TonB-dependent receptor translates to MSRYAMVALIAILLPFPGRAFAQTGTVTGKVHDQKSGEELIGANVLLVGTTLGAVVDVEGKYTIRNVPAGTYQLRVSYIGYTSKVIEGVIVKAGETVQYDVSLGEEVEEAKEEVVVSAQRVLSTEAAVLSERQKAATIGDAVSAEQIKRSPDATSGDALKRVTGVSIVDNKFVFVRGVTDRYNSTSLDGVSVTSTDTDVDRKSFSFDLVPANLLENTVVVKTATPDLPGDFSGGLVQVNTLDFPTQRTGRVQAGLGWDVDTTTRPKRYSAGGGHDWLGIDDGSRALPEPPVQGNALASVLPNDWALTDGKAPVNSVVNASYGDRFALGSDEVGYVGAISYRNGYLTSNFEQRPSYQGVPLFSFEGTRYQRFVLWGGLLNLNYKLRGLHKFSFKNNFNQSAEEKINLSSGLPASGEFQNKQTTEWDQRSFYLGQFGGEHKIPSLHGLLGEWRVHYSRSKAEEPNRKEVEYELRPGGSALKNNYRTWADLDEEATGGGADFTLPFGGTKLKTGGLLDRRTRTYGIDAYSSDPSRLAPENYGYLVQPIQTIFDPSHYGAGKFQFIPITTFTGAYDGEHKLGAAYGMVDRPQTLGGQNLRLAGGVRVEDSDIEVRSKPESGSTNLTVAKVVNTDWLPSVNLTWIATEEANLRLAYGRSVNRPEFRELADVLYYDFDNEQNVQGNPNLRRALIDNYDVRLEFFPQVGEVLAGSFFYKQLEDAIEEQLIPSPERFVRTWFNSPEGKNYGFELEARKGLGSFGSAFAPFSVTGNYTRIWSEIEYTDSRTDPSGNPVITQQTRVMQGQSPWSVNVSLLYSEPRTRTSVNVLYGKVGRRLDAVGDTRDEDVYEESRDLLEIALTQGFLSRWEGKLSVRNLFGEDEVYTTGPERSTWARYERAPIWSLQFALGL, encoded by the coding sequence ATGAGCAGGTATGCCATGGTCGCCCTGATCGCCATCCTGCTGCCCTTCCCAGGCCGCGCGTTCGCGCAGACGGGAACGGTGACTGGGAAAGTCCACGACCAGAAAAGTGGCGAGGAACTGATCGGCGCCAACGTGCTGCTGGTGGGCACGACGCTGGGCGCCGTCGTCGACGTCGAAGGGAAGTACACGATCCGCAACGTCCCGGCCGGGACGTACCAGCTTCGCGTCTCCTACATCGGCTATACCTCCAAGGTCATCGAAGGCGTGATCGTCAAGGCCGGGGAAACGGTGCAGTACGACGTGTCGCTGGGCGAGGAGGTCGAAGAGGCGAAGGAAGAAGTCGTGGTCTCGGCCCAGCGCGTCCTTTCCACCGAAGCCGCGGTGCTCTCGGAACGGCAGAAGGCGGCCACCATCGGCGATGCCGTGAGCGCCGAGCAGATCAAGCGTTCGCCCGACGCCACCTCCGGGGACGCGCTCAAGCGCGTCACCGGCGTCTCCATCGTCGACAACAAGTTCGTCTTCGTGCGTGGGGTGACGGATCGCTACAACAGCACGTCGCTCGACGGCGTCAGCGTCACCAGCACCGACACCGACGTCGACCGCAAGAGCTTCTCCTTCGATCTCGTGCCGGCTAACCTACTCGAGAACACCGTGGTGGTCAAAACCGCCACCCCCGACCTGCCGGGGGACTTCAGCGGCGGTCTCGTGCAGGTCAACACCCTCGATTTCCCCACCCAGCGGACCGGTCGGGTTCAGGCAGGGCTGGGGTGGGACGTCGATACGACCACGCGGCCGAAGCGGTATTCCGCCGGCGGCGGTCATGACTGGCTCGGGATCGACGACGGCAGCCGGGCGTTGCCTGAACCGCCTGTGCAGGGCAACGCGCTCGCCAGCGTTCTCCCCAACGACTGGGCGCTGACGGACGGCAAGGCGCCGGTCAACTCGGTCGTCAACGCTTCGTACGGCGATCGCTTCGCTTTGGGCAGCGACGAGGTGGGCTACGTCGGCGCCATCTCCTACCGCAACGGCTATCTGACCAGCAACTTCGAGCAGCGTCCCAGCTACCAGGGAGTGCCACTCTTCTCGTTCGAGGGCACACGCTATCAGCGGTTCGTCCTCTGGGGTGGACTCCTCAACCTCAACTACAAGCTGCGCGGCCTGCACAAGTTCAGTTTCAAGAACAACTTCAATCAGTCCGCCGAGGAAAAGATCAACCTTTCCTCGGGCCTGCCCGCGAGCGGTGAGTTCCAGAACAAACAGACCACGGAATGGGACCAGCGCAGCTTCTACCTCGGGCAGTTCGGTGGGGAGCACAAGATCCCGTCGCTCCACGGACTGCTGGGGGAGTGGCGGGTGCACTACTCGCGATCCAAGGCGGAGGAGCCGAATCGCAAGGAAGTGGAGTACGAGCTGAGGCCCGGGGGAAGCGCCCTCAAGAACAACTACCGCACGTGGGCCGACCTGGACGAGGAAGCCACGGGCGGTGGGGCCGACTTCACCCTGCCGTTCGGCGGGACGAAGCTCAAGACCGGCGGTCTGCTGGATCGGCGTACCCGCACCTACGGCATCGACGCCTATTCGAGCGACCCGTCGCGGCTCGCGCCGGAGAACTACGGGTATCTCGTGCAGCCGATCCAGACGATCTTCGACCCGAGCCACTACGGTGCCGGCAAGTTCCAGTTCATCCCCATCACCACCTTCACGGGCGCGTATGACGGCGAGCACAAGCTGGGGGCGGCCTACGGCATGGTCGACCGCCCCCAGACTCTCGGTGGACAGAACCTGCGCTTGGCCGGCGGCGTCCGCGTTGAAGACTCGGACATCGAGGTGCGCAGCAAGCCGGAAAGTGGCAGCACGAATCTCACGGTCGCGAAGGTCGTGAACACCGATTGGCTGCCCTCGGTGAACCTGACCTGGATCGCCACGGAAGAAGCGAATCTCAGACTGGCCTATGGACGCTCGGTGAACCGCCCGGAGTTCCGGGAGCTGGCGGACGTGCTCTATTACGACTTCGACAACGAGCAGAACGTGCAGGGGAATCCCAATCTGCGCCGAGCCCTCATCGACAACTACGACGTGCGGCTGGAGTTCTTCCCGCAGGTGGGCGAGGTCTTGGCGGGCAGCTTCTTCTACAAGCAGCTGGAAGATGCCATCGAGGAGCAGCTGATTCCTTCTCCGGAGCGCTTCGTTCGTACCTGGTTCAATTCACCCGAAGGCAAGAACTACGGGTTCGAGCTCGAGGCGCGCAAGGGGCTCGGATCCTTCGGTTCGGCCTTCGCGCCTTTCTCCGTCACCGGCAACTACACCCGGATCTGGTCCGAGATCGAGTACACCGATTCGCGCACGGACCCTTCCGGCAACCCCGTCATCACGCAGCAGACACGGGTCATGCAGGGGCAATCCCCCTGGTCGGTGAACGTTTCGCTGCTCTACTCCGAGCCGCGCACACGGACGTCCGTCAACGTCCTGTACGGCAAAGTGGGCCGGCGGCTCGACGCCGTGGGTGACACACGTGACGAGGACGTCTACGAGGAATCCCGCGATCTGCTCGAGATCGCGCTCACCCAGGGATTCCTCTCCCGTTGGGAAGGCAAGCTCTCGGTCAGGAATCTGTTCGGCGAGGACGAGGTGTACACGACCGGGCCCGAGAGATCGACCTGGGCGCGATACGAGCGAGCACCGATTTGGTCGTTGCAGTTCGCTCTCGGTTTATGA
- a CDS encoding tetratricopeptide repeat protein codes for MRSLPALALAIFCCTVIAVPVWGRGAGDETPSSQALLEKGRAQIVGGDLSEAIRTLTLAREAAPEEPAVYTALADAYLKQGAEAMGVEQLRRSLQLDSLQVEPRLRLAEIDQRNRRWAEAGRHYQQVLRQDPANDVAALQLGKLYHMAKQPGASAKALAGYVQRHPEDSEVVSQYLDDLAGTSQLAALAAAGAEVLRTRADWTPALLATARGLAGTDQCARALEYYQKADAVQPLQGADAVAVGRCHLAMKDDAQAATWFERTLQEPSSSVDWAEPASAFMRLKRWPQAAQCYERKLAQDSTSVSALVNVALCRQQLKDYEASRLALRRAVLLRPEFVAAQYSLATNYVLQDSTRAARRTYGAVIRLASGQETEYRQELLQAYRYLSVGDLLDKDWAQAVPNLDRVLDLDPSDVEMRLYRAQALVSLNRKAEAKRDYEVVLQQHPDNKLAKKGLDLLAQYN; via the coding sequence ATGAGGTCCCTTCCCGCACTTGCCCTCGCCATATTCTGTTGCACAGTGATCGCCGTTCCCGTTTGGGGCCGCGGCGCCGGCGACGAGACCCCTTCGAGTCAGGCACTGCTCGAGAAGGGGCGAGCGCAAATCGTAGGGGGTGACCTCTCCGAGGCCATCCGCACCCTAACGCTCGCTCGCGAGGCGGCACCCGAGGAACCGGCTGTCTACACCGCCCTGGCCGACGCCTACCTCAAGCAGGGCGCCGAGGCGATGGGTGTGGAGCAGCTGCGACGCTCGCTGCAATTGGACTCGTTGCAAGTGGAGCCCCGTCTGCGTCTGGCGGAGATCGACCAGCGCAACCGCCGGTGGGCGGAGGCGGGACGGCACTATCAACAAGTGCTACGGCAGGATCCTGCGAACGACGTGGCGGCGCTGCAGCTCGGCAAGCTCTACCACATGGCCAAGCAACCGGGAGCGTCGGCCAAAGCGCTCGCGGGCTACGTGCAGCGGCACCCGGAGGACAGCGAGGTCGTGAGCCAGTACCTCGACGATCTCGCCGGCACCAGCCAGCTCGCGGCGCTCGCCGCGGCGGGCGCCGAAGTGCTGCGCACCCGCGCCGACTGGACCCCGGCCCTCCTGGCGACCGCCCGCGGTCTCGCGGGCACGGATCAGTGCGCGCGTGCCCTGGAGTACTACCAGAAGGCCGATGCCGTGCAGCCCCTGCAGGGAGCCGACGCGGTGGCGGTGGGGCGCTGCCACCTGGCCATGAAGGACGATGCGCAGGCGGCGACGTGGTTCGAGCGTACGCTGCAGGAACCGTCCTCGTCCGTGGACTGGGCCGAGCCGGCATCGGCGTTCATGCGCCTCAAACGCTGGCCCCAGGCGGCGCAGTGCTACGAACGCAAGCTCGCCCAGGACTCGACTTCGGTCAGTGCGCTGGTGAATGTCGCCCTGTGCCGGCAGCAGCTCAAGGACTACGAAGCCAGCCGCCTGGCCCTGCGGCGTGCGGTGCTCCTGCGTCCGGAGTTCGTCGCAGCTCAGTACTCTCTCGCCACCAACTACGTGTTGCAGGATTCGACGCGTGCCGCGCGGCGCACCTACGGCGCGGTGATTCGGCTGGCGAGCGGACAGGAAACGGAATACCGGCAGGAGCTGTTGCAGGCCTACCGTTATCTGAGTGTCGGTGACCTCCTGGACAAGGACTGGGCTCAAGCCGTCCCCAACCTCGACCGCGTGCTCGACCTGGATCCATCCGACGTCGAGATGCGCCTGTACCGGGCACAGGCGCTCGTGTCCCTCAACCGCAAGGCAGAGGCGAAGCGCGACTACGAGGTCGTACTCCAGCAGCACCCCGACAACAAGCTCGCGAAAAAGGGGTTGGACCTGCTGGCCCAGTACAACTGA
- a CDS encoding substrate-binding domain-containing protein, translating into MGPWLAAVVALHGVAGCHPEARETPTQGQLEVAVSEAHAPLLARQAELFNSLYTRAAVTVRPVSTRRAFAAVVVGSAALVVVDRSPDAQEEAALASLELERVDIGEDALAFLVNKANDLESVSTQQVGDLLAGRTRDWSALPAAGLSGPITVVLTDRESGAWQLLATRFFPGLDVPQPTRIEATQGEVLRTVATSPGALGVVSVAAWRARAAGIQAAAATGEPGWANGVAPAAAGSVRCLAIADLDASGHPVVHALHQANVHGGLYPFHYPITVLFNKRSSLAAGFSAFLASAPGQKQVLDAGLVPATMPVRLVHLK; encoded by the coding sequence ATGGGTCCGTGGCTCGCCGCGGTCGTCGCCCTGCACGGCGTGGCAGGGTGCCACCCGGAGGCGCGGGAAACTCCGACCCAGGGACAGCTGGAGGTCGCGGTCTCGGAAGCGCACGCGCCGCTTCTCGCCCGGCAAGCAGAGCTGTTCAACAGCCTGTACACGCGGGCGGCGGTGACGGTGCGACCCGTCTCGACCCGTCGGGCCTTCGCCGCCGTCGTCGTTGGCAGCGCTGCTCTCGTCGTCGTCGATCGCTCCCCGGACGCGCAAGAAGAGGCTGCGCTCGCGTCGCTGGAGCTCGAACGCGTCGACATCGGTGAGGATGCACTCGCGTTCCTCGTCAACAAGGCGAACGATCTAGAGAGCGTATCGACGCAGCAAGTCGGCGACCTTCTCGCGGGCCGCACGCGGGATTGGAGCGCCCTTCCGGCCGCGGGGCTCTCGGGCCCCATCACCGTGGTGCTGACCGACCGCGAATCAGGCGCCTGGCAGCTGCTCGCAACGCGGTTCTTTCCCGGTCTCGATGTGCCGCAACCGACGCGGATCGAGGCCACGCAGGGCGAGGTGCTCCGGACCGTCGCCACTTCGCCCGGTGCGCTGGGAGTCGTCTCGGTCGCCGCGTGGAGAGCTCGTGCTGCGGGCATCCAGGCAGCTGCCGCGACGGGCGAGCCGGGTTGGGCGAACGGTGTCGCCCCCGCCGCGGCCGGTTCGGTCCGCTGTTTGGCGATTGCCGACCTCGACGCCAGTGGGCATCCCGTCGTTCACGCTCTGCACCAAGCCAACGTGCACGGTGGGCTGTACCCATTCCACTACCCCATCACCGTCCTATTCAACAAGCGATCGTCCCTGGCTGCCGGATTCTCTGCATTCCTCGCCAGTGCTCCTGGGCAGAAGCAGGTTCTGGATGCCGGGCTCGTGCCGGCCACCATGCCGGTGCGACTCGTGCACCTGAAGTGA
- a CDS encoding TonB family protein, with product MSIDFITGSAYGARELKLVAHRYMAWALAAAGLLHFLLVGGWWAAGRFGGEEPPTRTVRVMKYSELGPPPSISSANAPAAVAVSLPTAQVKPTIGVPVPVADEEAPPEQMFPTQEELAAPVVDTGVGTGTEVEQDLDVGNIQVEEPPPDFVPIEKEPQVVTRVEPAYPDAAKQSGIEGSVFAKLWIDKEGKVKDVVILKTPSEAFNQAVIDAAKQWVFTPALMNTGAVAVWFPVKFTFHLEG from the coding sequence ATGAGTATCGACTTCATCACCGGCAGTGCCTACGGTGCGCGCGAGCTCAAGCTGGTCGCGCATCGTTACATGGCTTGGGCTCTCGCTGCCGCCGGTTTGCTGCACTTCCTGCTCGTCGGCGGTTGGTGGGCTGCGGGGCGCTTCGGGGGCGAGGAGCCGCCCACGCGCACCGTCCGCGTCATGAAGTACAGCGAGCTCGGACCGCCGCCCTCCATCTCCAGTGCCAATGCTCCAGCGGCGGTGGCGGTGTCGTTGCCCACGGCGCAGGTCAAACCGACCATCGGAGTCCCGGTGCCGGTGGCCGACGAGGAAGCCCCTCCGGAGCAGATGTTTCCGACGCAAGAGGAACTGGCGGCGCCGGTGGTGGACACAGGCGTTGGAACGGGTACCGAGGTCGAGCAAGACCTGGACGTCGGCAACATCCAGGTGGAGGAACCCCCGCCGGATTTCGTGCCTATCGAAAAGGAGCCGCAGGTCGTGACGCGTGTCGAGCCGGCCTATCCCGACGCCGCGAAGCAGTCCGGGATCGAAGGCTCGGTCTTCGCCAAGCTGTGGATCGACAAAGAGGGCAAGGTCAAGGACGTCGTCATCCTCAAGACGCCTTCCGAGGCGTTCAACCAAGCGGTGATCGACGCCGCCAAACAATGGGTTTTCACACCGGCGCTCATGAACACCGGAGCGGTGGCCGTATGGTTTCCCGTCAAGTTCACGTTTCACCTCGAGGGCTGA